In Roseisolibacter agri, the following proteins share a genomic window:
- a CDS encoding type II toxin-antitoxin system HicA family toxin — protein MSEWPAAKARRVPAALQRIGWAVKREASSHKVLARDGWPDTVFAFHDSEEIGPRMLARIAKQTGLRPDDL, from the coding sequence ATGAGTGAGTGGCCGGCGGCGAAGGCGCGGCGGGTCCCGGCCGCCCTGCAGCGCATCGGCTGGGCGGTCAAGCGGGAGGCGAGCTCGCACAAGGTCCTCGCCCGCGATGGGTGGCCAGATACGGTCTTCGCGTTCCACGACAGCGAGGAGATCGGCCCCCGGATGCTCGCGCGGATCGCCAAGCAGACGGGCCTGCGGCCGGACGACCTGTAG